From Methanomassiliicoccales archaeon LGM-RCC1, one genomic window encodes:
- a CDS encoding NusA-like transcription termination signal-binding factor has translation MSADIVLTEDTLRYIALFEQITKANAIDCMDTEDKLVFVVEKGQGNVAVGKKGEHVIKLKDKTGKNIQVVEYSDDPEQFVKNVFHIYGPQKVVIEQRGNITHATITVDPKLKGRAIGKAGKNLRIARDIVNRHHEIQSISVD, from the coding sequence ATGTCCGCAGATATCGTACTTACCGAGGATACGCTCAGGTACATCGCTCTCTTCGAGCAGATCACCAAGGCAAACGCCATCGACTGTATGGACACTGAGGACAAGCTCGTGTTCGTCGTCGAGAAAGGACAGGGCAACGTCGCTGTCGGAAAGAAAGGGGAGCATGTGATCAAGCTCAAGGACAAGACCGGAAAGAACATCCAGGTCGTTGAGTACTCAGATGATCCCGAGCAGTTCGTCAAGAACGTATTCCACATTTACGGTCCTCAGAAGGTCGTTATCGAGCAGCGCGGAAACATCACTCATGCGACAATAACAGTCGATCCCAAGCTCAAGGGCCGTGCGATAGGCAAGGCCGGCAAGAATCTGCGCATCGCCAGGGATATCGTGAACAGGCATCACGAGATCCAGAGCATCAGCGTGGACTGA
- the pyrF gene encoding orotidine-5'-phosphate decarboxylase has protein sequence MKTDSRLVLALDETDGKKALQVAESVSGIVDAIKINWPLVLSEGPQMITKLSEFSDVICDFKVADIPNTVKLIVENAVSRGASAVIVHAFTGDDSLKAAVEAAGDAEIYAVTEMSHPGAKMFTAQHAEEMARLGVECGAKGFIAPATRPDRIAAIRSVVGDLKILSPGVGAQGGKASDAIRAGATYAIVGRSIYGSDDPKSAAEAFAEDIKTAL, from the coding sequence ATGAAGACAGACAGCAGACTCGTGCTCGCGCTGGACGAGACCGACGGGAAGAAGGCATTGCAAGTGGCGGAATCCGTCAGCGGCATCGTCGATGCCATCAAGATCAACTGGCCCCTCGTCCTTTCTGAAGGGCCGCAGATGATCACGAAGCTGTCTGAGTTCTCCGATGTCATCTGCGATTTCAAGGTCGCGGACATACCGAACACCGTGAAACTCATCGTCGAGAACGCTGTTTCCAGGGGGGCATCGGCCGTCATAGTCCATGCATTCACCGGGGACGATTCGCTGAAGGCAGCAGTCGAGGCCGCAGGCGATGCGGAGATCTACGCCGTCACGGAGATGAGTCATCCCGGCGCGAAGATGTTCACCGCCCAGCACGCGGAGGAGATGGCAAGGCTCGGAGTGGAGTGCGGGGCGAAGGGATTCATCGCACCTGCCACGCGTCCTGACAGGATAGCAGCCATCCGCAGCGTGGTCGGCGACCTGAAGATCCTGTCCCCCGGAGTGGGAGCCCAAGGAGGCAAGGCATCCGATGCCATCAGGGCCGGTGCGACCTACGCCATAGTCGGCAGGTCGATCTACGGTTCAGACGATCCCAAGTCAGCGGCGGAGGCCTTCGCCGAGGATATAAAGACGGCCCTCTGA
- a CDS encoding DNA-directed RNA polymerase subunit A', which produces MTYGITKRIGSIKFSCLSPEEIRKMSAIKVITPDTYNDEGYPYPGGLMDPHMGVIEPGIRCKTCGCKVDECPGHFGHIELALPVIHVGFIKDIKMLLESTCCKCGRLMLSEEQIKDRMDSMEKMEELGGGTIEKKLFTKDTAKDASGKTVCPYCNETQIKIKLDKPTTFREVEDNHKLTPKEVRERLERISDDDLKALGIDPETCRPEWMVLTVLAVPPVSVRPSITLEAGDKSEDDLTHKLVDVLRINQRLRENRDAGAPQLIVEDLWELLQYHVTTYFDNQTSGIPPARHRSGRPLKTLEQRLKGKEGRFRSNLSGKRVNFSARTVISPDPLLSINDVGVPTFAARELTVPLRVNQYNIEKVREIVRRGPMEDQLNFPYVPGANYVIRSDGRKIRVTERNAAEVAEGLDIGYTVERQLVDGDVVLFNRQPSLHRMSMMAHRVKVMEGKTFRFNLCVCPPYNADFDGDEMNLHVLQSDEARAEARIIMQVQENILSPRYGGPIIGAIHDHITGAYFLTHNNPRFNAEEAANIMFKLPEVPLPEPMVDEETGEKYWTGKQLFSTILPKDFNTSFRANICNCTNQAECKKGNCPNDGYVIIRNGELVCGTIDVKAIGNSKGKILDRIARDYGSERAALFINQVTRLALGALMNHGFSTGISDEDIPKEASLQINNNTQECIDKVTALVDSYRSGTLQQMPGRSLRETLEVSVMQVLGKARDDAGTIAGKYLGMDNPAVIMAKAGARGSMLNLSQMAGCVGQQAVRGERLARGYWDRTLSHFEKGDLGAYARGFCSNSYKSGLTPTEFFFHAMGGREGLVDTAVRTSRSGYMQRRLVSALEDLKLTSDGTVRNTVGTVIQFKYGEDGVDPAKTVRGKAIDLDDLFFEVFGDEAENFNQEVEKDVGGDYGSLEKDEMEYIEEEGDGEDMDDLDLDYDGGGE; this is translated from the coding sequence ATGACATACGGAATCACGAAGAGGATCGGTTCGATCAAGTTCTCCTGCCTCTCCCCCGAGGAGATCAGGAAGATGTCCGCCATCAAGGTCATCACCCCCGACACGTACAACGACGAGGGCTACCCCTACCCCGGCGGACTGATGGACCCCCACATGGGAGTTATCGAACCCGGAATCCGCTGTAAGACCTGCGGATGCAAGGTCGACGAGTGTCCCGGACACTTCGGACACATCGAGCTCGCCCTGCCCGTAATCCACGTCGGATTCATCAAGGACATCAAGATGCTTCTCGAGTCCACATGCTGCAAGTGCGGAAGGCTCATGCTTTCCGAGGAGCAGATCAAGGACCGTATGGACAGCATGGAGAAGATGGAGGAGCTCGGAGGAGGAACCATCGAGAAGAAGCTCTTCACGAAGGACACCGCCAAGGATGCATCCGGAAAGACCGTCTGCCCCTACTGTAACGAGACGCAGATCAAGATCAAGCTCGACAAGCCCACCACATTCAGGGAGGTCGAGGACAACCACAAGCTCACACCCAAGGAGGTCCGCGAGAGGCTCGAGAGGATCTCCGACGATGACCTGAAGGCCCTGGGAATCGACCCCGAGACATGCAGGCCCGAGTGGATGGTGCTCACAGTCCTCGCAGTGCCTCCCGTGTCCGTCAGGCCCTCCATCACACTGGAGGCCGGTGACAAGTCCGAGGATGACCTGACCCACAAGCTGGTCGACGTCCTCAGGATCAACCAGAGGCTCAGAGAGAACCGTGACGCAGGAGCACCCCAGCTGATCGTAGAGGATCTGTGGGAGCTTCTCCAGTATCACGTCACCACATACTTTGACAACCAGACATCCGGAATCCCTCCCGCGAGGCACAGGTCCGGACGTCCCCTCAAGACACTTGAGCAGAGGCTCAAGGGTAAGGAGGGACGTTTCAGATCCAACCTGTCCGGAAAGCGTGTCAACTTCTCGGCCCGTACCGTCATCTCGCCCGACCCGTTGCTCTCTATCAACGATGTCGGAGTGCCCACGTTCGCGGCAAGGGAGCTCACAGTCCCCCTCCGTGTCAACCAGTACAACATCGAGAAGGTCAGGGAGATCGTCAGGCGCGGTCCGATGGAGGACCAGCTGAACTTCCCCTACGTCCCCGGAGCGAACTACGTCATCCGTTCCGATGGAAGGAAGATCAGGGTCACAGAGAGGAATGCGGCAGAGGTCGCAGAGGGTCTCGACATCGGCTACACGGTCGAGAGACAGCTCGTCGACGGAGATGTCGTCCTGTTCAACAGGCAGCCTTCGCTGCACAGGATGTCCATGATGGCGCACCGCGTCAAGGTCATGGAGGGAAAGACATTCAGGTTCAACCTGTGCGTCTGTCCTCCCTACAACGCCGACTTCGACGGAGACGAGATGAACCTACACGTCCTGCAGTCCGACGAGGCCCGTGCCGAGGCACGCATCATCATGCAGGTCCAGGAGAACATCCTGTCCCCCAGGTACGGAGGACCCATCATCGGTGCCATCCACGACCACATCACAGGAGCGTATTTCCTGACTCACAACAACCCCCGCTTCAACGCAGAGGAGGCAGCAAACATCATGTTCAAGCTGCCCGAGGTGCCCCTCCCCGAGCCCATGGTGGACGAGGAGACCGGAGAGAAGTACTGGACCGGAAAGCAGCTCTTCAGCACTATCCTGCCCAAGGACTTCAACACAAGCTTCAGGGCCAACATCTGCAACTGCACCAACCAGGCGGAGTGCAAGAAGGGCAATTGCCCCAACGACGGATACGTCATCATCCGCAACGGAGAGCTGGTCTGCGGTACCATCGACGTCAAGGCGATCGGAAACAGCAAGGGAAAGATCCTCGACCGTATCGCTCGCGACTACGGCTCCGAGAGGGCCGCCCTGTTCATCAACCAGGTCACAAGGCTCGCCCTCGGTGCCCTGATGAACCACGGATTCAGTACCGGTATCAGCGATGAGGATATCCCCAAGGAGGCCTCGCTGCAGATCAACAACAACACACAGGAGTGCATCGACAAGGTGACCGCTCTGGTGGACTCGTACCGCTCCGGTACCCTCCAGCAGATGCCCGGACGTTCCCTCAGGGAGACCCTGGAGGTCAGCGTCATGCAGGTCCTCGGAAAGGCTCGTGATGATGCAGGTACGATCGCAGGAAAGTACCTCGGTATGGACAACCCCGCCGTCATCATGGCCAAGGCCGGAGCCCGTGGATCCATGCTCAACCTGTCTCAGATGGCAGGTTGTGTCGGACAGCAGGCTGTCCGTGGAGAGAGGCTGGCCAGAGGATACTGGGACAGGACGTTGTCGCACTTCGAGAAGGGAGACCTCGGTGCATACGCCAGAGGTTTCTGCTCCAACTCATACAAGTCTGGACTCACACCCACCGAGTTCTTCTTCCACGCAATGGGAGGAAGAGAGGGACTGGTCGATACCGCTGTCCGTACCTCTAGGTCCGGATACATGCAGAGGAGGCTCGTCTCGGCACTGGAGGACCTGAAGCTCACGTCCGACGGAACCGTCAGGAACACCGTGGGAACCGTCATCCAGTTCAAGTACGGAGAGGACGGAGTCGACCCTGCGAAGACCGTCAGGGGTAAGGCCATCGATCTTGATGACCTGTTCTTCGAGGTCTTCGGAGACGAGGCGGAGAACTTCAACCAGGAAGTCGAGAAGGACGTCGGAGGAGACTACGGATCCCTTGAGAAGGACGAGATGGAGTACATCGAGGAAGAGGGAGACGGAGAGGACATGGACGACCTCGATCTCGACTACGATGGAGGAGGTGAGTGA
- a CDS encoding radical SAM protein: MIKKMECGSACNGHVAEGCEHCINGSKMVLLVTGQCKWNCYYCPVSLEKKGLDVIYANEAKVSTDEEIIAEAESMDATGTGITGGDPLLDIDRTLHMIRLLKDTFGKDHHIHLYTATFDIDKVKKLEEAGLDEIRFHPMIPMWTHMQDTCLKDIIASTEMDVGIEVPAIPGKDEKLSALVMYADSVGVKFINFNELEFSESNWGMMEEHSFEVKDDISSAVSGSYETAMAVMKSNKKANIHFCSSAFKDGVQLRKRLIRRAEHICTDYQAVTDDGTLVRGYVYGGDLDSIVSKLRELNVPDELFIKLENKVEVAPWMLEDIADDLGFKCYISEQYPTADGLEVERTPLN; this comes from the coding sequence ATGATCAAGAAGATGGAGTGCGGTTCGGCATGTAACGGCCATGTGGCGGAAGGATGCGAGCACTGTATAAACGGATCCAAGATGGTCCTGCTGGTCACCGGCCAGTGCAAGTGGAACTGCTATTACTGCCCCGTCTCCCTTGAGAAGAAAGGCCTTGATGTGATCTACGCCAACGAGGCCAAGGTGTCCACCGACGAGGAGATCATCGCCGAGGCGGAATCTATGGATGCCACCGGTACCGGGATAACCGGAGGGGATCCCCTGCTGGACATCGACAGGACCCTCCACATGATCAGGCTCCTGAAGGATACATTCGGAAAGGACCATCACATCCATCTGTACACCGCGACATTCGACATTGACAAGGTGAAGAAGCTGGAGGAAGCCGGATTGGATGAGATCCGCTTCCACCCGATGATACCCATGTGGACCCATATGCAGGACACCTGCCTGAAGGACATCATCGCATCCACCGAGATGGATGTCGGCATCGAAGTGCCCGCGATCCCAGGGAAGGACGAGAAGCTCTCCGCTCTGGTGATGTACGCCGATTCGGTCGGCGTGAAATTCATCAACTTCAACGAGTTGGAATTCTCGGAGAGCAACTGGGGCATGATGGAGGAGCACTCCTTCGAGGTGAAGGACGACATATCCTCCGCTGTGTCCGGTTCCTACGAGACCGCAATGGCCGTGATGAAATCGAACAAGAAGGCCAACATTCACTTCTGTTCCTCGGCCTTCAAGGACGGAGTGCAGCTGAGGAAGAGGCTTATCCGCCGTGCGGAGCACATCTGCACCGACTATCAGGCGGTCACCGACGACGGCACCCTCGTGAGGGGCTACGTCTACGGAGGGGACCTGGATTCCATCGTCTCGAAACTGAGGGAACTCAATGTTCCAGATGAACTTTTTATCAAACTGGAGAACAAGGTCGAGGTAGCTCCTTGGATGCTCGAGGACATCGCCGACGACCTCGGTTTCAAATGCTACATCTCGGAGCAGTACCCCACAGCGGACGGCCTCGAGGTGGAGAGAACACCTTTGAATTGA
- the rpoA2 gene encoding DNA-directed RNA polymerase subunit A'', producing the protein MAKKDTMKALLNRSISEETATLLLTKFSTLSDIARASEEELVELGLNEEEAKYVLSSVGSTTKKSTASATKSKKKKDEEPEVKAVMEEITNFYTYNETELRLKGFMEKLEIKLPMKVIVDIAARIEGHEVSDAKCKELLTKAYDMYKRHMMDQNESAGVMAAHSIGEPGTQMNMRTFHYAGVANINVTQGLPRLIEIVDARRIPSTPSMDIPLEGIAAQDESVARLVASNIETTSILDVATIDTDITNMTLIVRPDVRKMEDRHLEMDELVDRLNKVKAVRGMVKLSGYDIVIQSDEPSYKKLQSMYDAVKTAKIKGIDGINRAVLSKTEGYWKIVTEGSNLKEVLNVEGVDAPNVMTNSILEVADVLGIEAARNSIIHEAMGTLGEAGLDVDIRHIMLVADLMTNDGYVKAIGRHGVSGKKSSVLARAAFEITAAHLLHAAMVGEVDHLEGVTENIIVGQPVTLGTGAVNLIYTPKKKGDKE; encoded by the coding sequence ATGGCGAAGAAAGACACCATGAAGGCACTGCTCAACAGGAGCATCAGCGAGGAGACCGCAACACTGCTCCTCACCAAGTTCAGCACCCTGAGCGACATCGCCCGTGCATCCGAGGAGGAGCTCGTGGAGCTCGGACTCAACGAGGAAGAGGCCAAGTACGTCCTCTCCAGCGTCGGATCCACCACCAAGAAGAGCACGGCATCCGCCACCAAATCCAAGAAGAAGAAGGACGAGGAGCCTGAGGTCAAGGCTGTGATGGAGGAGATCACTAACTTCTACACCTACAACGAGACCGAGCTCAGGCTCAAGGGATTCATGGAGAAGCTGGAGATCAAGCTGCCCATGAAGGTCATCGTGGACATCGCGGCCCGCATCGAGGGACACGAGGTAAGCGATGCCAAGTGCAAGGAGCTGCTCACCAAGGCCTACGACATGTACAAGAGGCACATGATGGACCAGAACGAGTCCGCCGGAGTCATGGCGGCCCACTCCATCGGAGAGCCCGGTACCCAGATGAACATGCGTACCTTCCACTACGCTGGAGTCGCTAACATCAACGTTACCCAGGGACTGCCCCGTCTGATCGAGATCGTGGATGCAAGGCGCATCCCCAGCACTCCTTCGATGGATATCCCTCTCGAGGGAATCGCAGCCCAGGACGAGAGCGTAGCACGCCTCGTCGCATCGAACATCGAGACGACCTCCATCCTGGACGTCGCCACCATCGACACGGACATCACCAACATGACGCTCATCGTCAGGCCTGATGTCCGCAAGATGGAAGATAGGCACCTGGAGATGGACGAGCTCGTCGACAGGCTCAACAAGGTCAAGGCCGTTCGCGGAATGGTCAAGCTGTCTGGATACGACATCGTGATCCAGTCGGATGAGCCTTCATACAAGAAATTACAATCCATGTACGACGCCGTCAAGACCGCGAAGATCAAAGGTATCGACGGAATCAACAGGGCCGTCCTGTCCAAGACAGAGGGCTACTGGAAGATCGTCACGGAAGGAAGCAACTTGAAAGAGGTCCTCAACGTTGAGGGAGTGGATGCTCCGAACGTCATGACGAACAGCATCCTGGAGGTCGCGGACGTCCTCGGAATCGAGGCGGCCAGGAACTCCATCATCCACGAAGCGATGGGAACCCTTGGAGAGGCAGGTCTTGATGTCGACATCCGTCACATCATGCTTGTCGCCGATCTCATGACCAACGACGGTTATGTGAAGGCAATCGGAAGGCACGGAGTGTCCGGAAAGAAGTCCTCGGTTCTTGCCAGGGCAGCTTTCGAGATCACCGCCGCGCACCTTCTGCACGCAGCTATGGTAGGAGAGGTCGACCACCTTGAGGGAGTTACCGAGAACATCATAGTTGGACAGCCGGTCACCTTAGGTACCGGTGCTGTAAACCTTATTTACACACCCAAGAAAAAGGGGGATAAAGAATGA
- a CDS encoding 50S ribosomal protein L30e: MSEVDISRALKSAITTGKVQFGLDQTLKAVKAGQAQMIIIARNCPCKDLKDANVKVHIYEGNNMELGALCGKPFSVSALAIIDKGSSNILTL; the protein is encoded by the coding sequence ATGAGCGAAGTAGACATAAGCAGAGCTTTGAAATCCGCTATCACCACTGGAAAGGTGCAGTTCGGATTGGATCAGACATTGAAAGCAGTGAAGGCCGGACAGGCACAGATGATCATCATCGCAAGGAACTGTCCGTGCAAGGACCTTAAGGACGCAAATGTGAAGGTTCACATTTACGAGGGAAACAACATGGAGCTCGGTGCTCTGTGTGGAAAGCCTTTCTCGGTCTCTGCCCTTGCAATCATTGACAAAGGTAGCTCCAACATCTTAACGCTGTGA